The DNA window AATGACTTACAGTGCGAGTCATTGATTTGGGCGCCCCGCGCGGGGCGCATTGATGGACTTTTTGCGAGTCCATCAACCTTGAACCTTGAACATGACAGGACTTTCCATGCCCAAACGCATTACCCTCACCCCTGTGCTCATCCTTATCGTCGGTTTCCTGACGATATGCCCTGTCTTCATGCTGCTTTTGGGCAGTTTTTCCGAGGGGCTTGGAACCTTCGGCGGGATCACCCTGGACAAGTACATAAGTGCCTACACGGATCCTGCCTTCGCTGGCATCCTCATTAATACTATGATATTCACCCTTGGGTCGGCTCTGGTAGCCACGGCACTCGCCTTATTCCTGGCCTACATGAACACCCGCACCAACATCCCCTTCAAGTTCCTCTTCGGGGTCATTACCATCATCCCCATGATGATCCCGCACATCCTGTTCGCGGTGAGCTGGGTGCTCCTGCTTAACCCGAGCAACGGTATCCTCAACCGGCTGCTCATGGATATGTTCGGCCTGGAAAAGGCCCTCTTTAACATCTACACGCTGCCGGGGATGATCCTGGTGGAGGGACTGCTGGATCTGCCCATAGCGTACCTGATCATCGCGCCGGCCATGAGCGCCTTTGACGTGTCCCTGGAGGAATCGTCCAAGGTCTGCGGCGCCTCGACCTGGCGTACCCTGACCCGTGTGACCCTGCCGGTGCTGCGTCCGGCTATTCTGGCCTCGGCCATCCTGGTTATCGTGCGGAGCCTCGCCTCTTTCGCCGTTCCCTCCGTCATCGGGATGCCGGGCCGCAAGTACGTGCTGGCCACCCACATCTACCAGATCATTTCCACCGGGTTTTCCGCTGACTACGGGAAGGCCGCCGCGGTGGGCATGAGCGCCCTGGCGGCCTCTATCGTGCTCATTTACCTGTACCGCTACCTGACCTCGGAAAGCAGCCGCTACGTCACCATCTCCAGCCGGGGTTTCAAGCCCACCCTTATCGACCTCAAGGGGTCCCGTTATCCCCTCTTCACCGTCGTCGGGGCTCTTTCCTTCGTCCTCATCGTGCTGCCGGTCATCGTGCTCTTTTACACCTCCATGCTGCCCTACGTCATGGTGCCAGGT is part of the bacterium genome and encodes:
- a CDS encoding iron ABC transporter permease; protein product: MPKRITLTPVLILIVGFLTICPVFMLLLGSFSEGLGTFGGITLDKYISAYTDPAFAGILINTMIFTLGSALVATALALFLAYMNTRTNIPFKFLFGVITIIPMMIPHILFAVSWVLLLNPSNGILNRLLMDMFGLEKALFNIYTLPGMILVEGLLDLPIAYLIIAPAMSAFDVSLEESSKVCGASTWRTLTRVTLPVLRPAILASAILVIVRSLASFAVPSVIGMPGRKYVLATHIYQIISTGFSADYGKAAAVGMSALAASIVLIYLYRYLTSESSRYVTISSRGFKPTLIDLKGSRYPLFTVVGALSFVLIVLPVIVLFYTSMLPYVMVPGARAFSLMSFKNWIDVLKDPISLLALKNSLFLGVVGASLGVFLSILVSYVIVKVRTVASGILESLSFLSFSFPGIVIGVGFMWFFVRTPLYATIWALLIGYIATYLPYGIRPLTSAFVQIHSSLEESSRVCGAGPVYTMRRIVIPLLIPGVISAWILMATMFVRELTLSVVLSRPGSEVLAVQILRFAEDGLWGRLSALGIIMIFISSTLVVAATLLGKKLTKMETVIN